From Branchiostoma lanceolatum isolate klBraLanc5 chromosome 16, klBraLanc5.hap2, whole genome shotgun sequence:
CTGTTCAAAAGGTCAATCATCTTCAGAGGCGTTGAGCAGTGTGGGTAAATATAGAAACAATTGAACTGGAGCAGCATTCCTCAAACAAGAGTTctaagatctcatacctccgtgaaatatttagattCTCTCTTATGTCGTGATTGCTGTTCATTAGTTaggcaaataaggttttgattaacattatatGTGTTCATTAATCACTTTCTGTTACTCTACGGcgaacgtgactagcatattGAAAATACATATCTGCGAAAGCAAAGACAAAGAgataaaaaacaatacctccctgtGAGCTAGTGGGCTCtttcattgaccccatgacctgaaATATCTGTTAGTTGTCACCACAAGGTTGATGAATTGCTAATTTTGGCAACTCTAAACTTGACTTCCTGTCATTCTGGCAACTCTAACAATTACTTACTTTCAACCTGAGGTGAACGGGACTGACATACGAAAAATGTATAATGCAGAAATTGTAACAACCAaactagctaactaactaactaactaactaactaaccaactaactaactaactaactaactaactaactaactaactaactaactaactaactaactgactgactgactgactgactgactgactgactgactgactgactgactgactgactaaccaactaactaactaaaTGGCAACAATATCTACCATTTCACGTACGTAACAAAATCATGAGATGCCCAATGTTATGCCCCCCTACCCCTGTAGCAGCGGGAACCATGCTGACCGTTGATTGGCCAGACGGACACCACAGCCAGTACGATTGGTCCTGGCTCAAGGGACGCTGTTTCTCTACCCAGGCCCTGGAAAAGAGGGGGAGGGACTGGCAGAGAAAGGTAAACATTCAACGACAGGCCTATCTTCTAtacttctttagtcactgacgaaagatagcggatgctatctgaaacgtctgactgtttcaaaatcttatccagttgcttgagtaattatttttggcagatcttatcacctggatgtctaaccttcatcaaccaaGGAGGCATCAACGTATCTTCTATACTCCCGATTCGTAGTCCAAAGGTCTAATACTCTTAACTCAAAAGCCTTACTCTGAATATAATGCGGACTTGTAACACAGTTGGCAagttgatcatcatcatcatatcttgtcgctccacTGCTGTATCCTTTGGCGGGCAGTCTGGTTGGCCTCTCGTAGATCGTTGACGAAATACGTCTTTAATTAGATCGTAGACGACTTTTACCTCTTTTTATTCGTATTTTACATGATCTTATACTTATTGTATTTATTATCTTCACACACAATATAAAGAAAATGTAGCTTTTCCCATGTGTTTCGCATTttcgtttttggcgacgcctctggCACGGAGCCTTTTATACAATGCCGAGATCCAGTTTCAAATGTTCTTCCCCCCTCAAATCGTAATAAAGATTAAAAGAAAGTCACTGGTTCTCCAACTGAACTTTTCTTGCTCACAAAAGACAAGGTGCAAAAAGACTAGGTTTTACAAACGTCATACGGAAGAAACACCGGtttatcattgttgttgttttccgaCAGACTAAGCTCTGGGGGTCGGAGCTAGCACACGACTTGCCCAAAGCTGACTTCCCCACCCTACTGACAGACGACCGTGCCCTGTATGACTTCCTGTTCCGCCTGGACTCTGTCGGCCTCGTTCTCGTGCAGAACGTCCCCTGCGAGATCGGACAGCTGCAAAGGCTAGCCAATCGGGTGGCGTTTCTCAGACACACCAACTACGGGTTAGTGTTGATAATTCGATTTTTACCTTTGTGAAAACTGAAGGTATTGTTGTCGGTCTGTGCGTTTGTCTTGGCGTGTGTCCGTGGATGTTTGGATAGTGTAGAGTAacaggatgtgaggcggaagatggtgtaaccggagactggcaggaagTGGTGCGTACCTGAACCCCGGACTTGTTCCTGACGtgttcctaacctttaggttcaagtccaaaaacacctaaacatctggaatcaagtccggacttgaaaaaaaatctctcgcttttaCAGTCCTTTTTGATTTAGaccatcttaaagcttccttagatcgtgaaatttgcactggaaaaatatgaaaacattcataatttgctgttttgtgtttataactgaacttctgcattaattactgaccgtatataattccgcatattatagttttcaaattgcatgtaaaatatatgccgatatgcaattttacatgaaacaggaaaaaatattcgtagcacacatattccattggttcaagtccggactttcaagtccgaacctgaaccttaacctctggactcgagtccgaacctaaaccttaactcgggtttaggtacgcaccactactgGGAGGTAAGGAAAGTTGGCTTGGccgggtccaaagttggtcGATCCAGCAACAAAAGGAAAATGCACAAACAGAATTTGCGACAAATTCACAATAAGTGAACAagataggaaattcacatagatttctgttttttttcccaGTGTTTTTCGTTTCATATACCGTCTAGATACATTCCTCAACATGTGTTCCAATAGTAGTTGATCTTTATTCAGATTCtcattgaatttgtttttatatttcttaTTAAACGATGCATTTACTTACGCAGAAAGGAGTTTGTGGTAAAGAGCAAGCCTAACCCCAGTAACGTGGCCTACACTAGTGCTAAACTGGGACTACATACGGACTTACCACAGTATAACTACGCGCCAGGGGTACGTATAAGTTTTTTTATTACCtccatgtatgtttttttgttgctttttgtttgtgtttcttcgTTTGACTGCGTGCCGGTAGTAAGTCAAATACAGAAGAGTGGCAAGAAGTGGATGGTGGAACTACAGACTAACAGGAAGTGGAGTATTGAAATAATTGATAATTAATTTTGTCATCTATTTACAGAAGATTTGTGGTTTATTTctaagaccaaggaggttttcctTGCTAAGACGAAAAGTGCTATCGATGTTAACAAAAATAAAGTACTCTTTCTCCCTGCATAATGGAACAGGTGAACAGGTCATTTATTGTAATAATTGACCACTTGTGATTTATCATTCCCCACTTGTGGCACTTcggttctgattggtcgacgtcatctggctatatgatactATGATGTCCAACATTTTCTACAAAGATGACCGCAACTCCTTATACCATATAATCTTTCTGAACGAGGGATGATGCACGTAGGTCTATGGCTTCTCCCTCAAACGCATTTGGATACTCTTTTGTATCTTCTTTAAATAACGAAGATTTGTAATCTACAGGTTCAGATGCTCCACTGCATCGAGCAgtgtaagggggaggggggcgacaacCACCTTGTGGACGGCTTCAACGTCGCTTACCAGCTGAAGGAGGAGAACCCTGAAGCCTTCCGCCTTCTTACCACGCTCAAGGTCAACTTCCAGGATGAAGGGATTGACTTTCATAGGTTCTACCTGAGGGAGAGACGTCCTATAATCAGGTAAAATAGCTCAGTGAAAATTTTTATCAAGAACGCTTCGTTTGGGAACGCATTCTTCACAGTgcttgcagcagcgacacctaacgTTAGCTtgctagctgcagtgcgaagtggCAATAGTCAGttttgccctgaagaaggtgacagacggtcacagaAACGTTGactgttgtacaaaatgtatgtatttacATCTTTGGATGTAAatgaagaactttgttatccagatACAATAAATGTTGATATGAGACATGGATTACGGAATTACAGCAGACGACATATATCATActagatagtacatgtatttgtgacaCAAAATCTCGCAAACAGCTCTTTTATacatatatttcatatatacTTATATTTGGCGACGCCTCAAATGTGAAGCCATAAGTGACCTGTAATACAGCATTTTGGCGACGCCCAAGGCACGATGCTATTAGATCTTTCATCTGGCTGCTACTTACCGTCACCAAACCTTTACCTTTGTTGATCTTTCCGGGACATTTTTTCAGCCTGGACGACAAGGGCAATGTTGAGAACATCAACTATAACGACCAGGTTCGTGACTCCATCTTGGATCTGCCCACCGACCAAGTCCAAGCGCTGTACGGCGCGCTGAAGGCCTACAACACCATCATGTACCGTCCCAAGAACTGCGTACGACACAAAATGGCGGCAGGTCAGGCAAAATATTTTGTGGAAAGTACTTTGTCTTCTCCATGCTCGCCCCGACATTACCTGTTATTTGgtgagcacacacacacacacacacacacacacacacacacacacacacacacacaaacacacaaggtGAAGGCGCCTAACTTTTAAACAGTTCTCACCAGGACCACCGTAATACATGTGgtaaatatgttttgtttatgtctcaatggccttcaactttgacatattacccacaatgcatctgaGGGCGCATACGTTTACGAAATCCGTAAACCAGCTTATTGCAACTTTTTGATGTCTGTCTAGGTGAAATGATCGCTTTCAACAACACCCGGACTCTCCACGGCCGCCTGGCCTACAGTCAGACCGGCGGCACGCGGCATCTGCAGGGAGGCTACCTGGACTGGGATGAGATCTACTCGCGCATGCGCGTTCTCAAGACGGACCTGGGGATCCAAGACTAGATACCAACCCGTCAGTCTTTGCGAAGCTAGCTTGTATCAATAGATCGATCCCCTAAAGCACCACCCAagtccgtcaaaacgtagagatggaaaagaaaatgcaaatattggaCGGACATGCAaccgctctctcattggtcgaatctCTGATTACCGTGCTATCATTaattgaactgctaattgtgttGGACGGTCAGGACCGGTCTATTTGGCCGCACAATTCTTTCAGTGACATTAATTTTCGAAATCTTAAGTGTGACTCCAAAGGTTTTTGAGCAGAATTCTTAGGAAATTATGTACTTATTCTTTCATCATTATATATTTAGATATCAATATTTCCTTTTTATCCATATATACCAAAAGTACGATTGACATGGGAAGATAGTTGAGTCCTATGATTTATCGTACCATAAAACACAATAAATCACTTATTACTTATGATTAAAACACATGATGGTGCAATATAGAATCTATCCTATAAAGAGGACGTATACATATAATGCGTCATATTTTATAACGATGGAATATAATCTTTTATTGATGATATTGCACATCGTAATTTCTTTTGTATACGTTGATTTATTAAAATTGACCTCCATGTTATCTCCATGACCTCCATGTGAAATGGAGGTAtcgtttttggcgtgtctgtgtgtctgtctgtgtgtctgtctgtatgtgtgtgtttccggagtttgtagtcggcataactcaagaacctctaaatggaatacgatgatatttgatatatggGTTGGTCTTTGAAatacgaaggtcaaggtcgattttcggcctcctggtatgtgaccttgctactgcagaagaacttccaattttttgtatatt
This genomic window contains:
- the LOC136421875 gene encoding gamma-butyrobetaine dioxygenase-like, with translation MAIPLALWRPFQRTLASQSPFRISVLSGQRLKVGSNGPKSSIACRGEHTPPLQQGSHLLCRVGFPPQLVQARRSFSVLRRSSRLEEGPIMEKVCLNEAARVVEVEWSEGGVSMFPYVWLRDNCQCQQCFNPDSRARLFLMADLDVNLSPVTADVYAAGTMLTVDWPDGHHSQYDWSWLKGRCFSTQALEKRGRDWQRKTKLWGSELAHDLPKADFPTLLTDDRALYDFLFRLDSVGLVLVQNVPCEIGQLQRLANRVAFLRHTNYGKEFVVKSKPNPSNVAYTSAKLGLHTDLPQYNYAPGVQMLHCIEQCKGEGGDNHLVDGFNVAYQLKEENPEAFRLLTTLKVNFQDEGIDFHRFYLRERRPIISLDDKGNVENINYNDQVRDSILDLPTDQVQALYGALKAYNTIMYRPKNCVRHKMAAGEMIAFNNTRTLHGRLAYSQTGGTRHLQGGYLDWDEIYSRMRVLKTDLGIQD